The following nucleotide sequence is from Populus nigra chromosome 15, ddPopNigr1.1, whole genome shotgun sequence.
ttttaaactttctcaaccaatttttgttattttctaggTGCTCTAACATCCTCTTTtcattgctattatttttttattttctgttgaatatattttttatcctttttgtattttttttatgtgaggactaaaaaataggtaacaacaagGATGAgaccctctatttatagaggtTTGTAGGGGCTCCTGTGTCAACCTTTCAGTGGTCAAGAAACATAtaaaatctcatttatttttcatgttatttattttaattttattttattatttcatgtaaaactaaaataaaaatgacatatGAAAAATTCTAACTagtagaatttttttgtttctacagATGTAATTACTTTCCATGACGAAGGATATTGGAGGGAATGACAATACTTATGGTTATGATGAGTCAGTCATGGATCTACCATAATTAGGCTACATAAATAGTCTTGTAGGGATATTTATGGATAGATGAGACAAGACTAAACCCATGAAAAGGTCTAGATTGCGCAAACTGATcagcttgataaaaaaaaaatcattacttttAATCTGATCATTAGATCGCACTCAAATTTAACTAGATGGTTTAAAAGGCTCAGCTTTACATGAAAATTGgctgaataaaatatatatattgatactTGGAAGGCCTTCAAATTAGACCCTAAAAGTggtcaattttgttatttccctttatttttatatttcctagtttattagtaattttattttatttttttatttttaattacaactCTTAATTTCCTATCTTGTTtgggttgtttttatttatttatttgagttgtAAAGAGACAGACTAATCGAAAAGAATTTTATGCGGTGACCTTTTTTCGCagaattttatattattgtgcTGGTGATCTTTCTTATATTATTTCCATCAATGCCATTGATCCACTCCTCTGGAAGTTTCGGTTTTGGAAAAGTTCATCAATGTGTGATCTGATCCCTTTTTCCTATTCACTGCGATCAAGAACCAATTCTCAAAGTTCAATCTAAGATAGCGTTACCAAAACGGTTTAGGAGAAATGATCAAGATGAACAGAACTACACAGAAAAATATTAGACAGTAACGAAAATATATCAGAATAGAAAGAAAGCTTCGTGAATGCTGTCTCATCCGGTTGTAATAGTAGGAAAACTTTAGAATATTTagaattgtaatttaaaaaaatcctcgTTTTCTATCTTTCACTGTACATTGCATCAAACTATCTTTGTTTGTTTACATTCTaacaaaaagatgaaatcaCACAGAGGGGATACAGAATTGGTCAAGATTGGGCCCTTTTAGGATAagcaatcaacaaaataaactttCTACACAGCTTCAACTTGAGAAAGTGGCGTTTGGTTTTAATTCTTGTTCgtgcttcttcttcctctagGAGGAGAAGAAGGTTGAGCTTTGATGgtccaaattaaaattttcaattgtaGCCATTGAACATGTTGAATCGATAATCAAAACAAGTCTAGGTGTTGAAACCTGAAAGGTTCAGAACTCAGAAGTTATGGTTCTGATGAAGATATCGATAAGAGGGCAGAGATTTTATTTGCTAATTTTGGATGGCAACGGTTGATGGAAAGGCAGGTTTCTTtgcagttaaatatattataaatattgattttaagaaaatattcttTAGGCTAGTATCATTTCTTTTCCCCAaagaaatttttatatcaattctaTCCCCAAACAATTTTGGTTTCTCTATTACAACTCCTTAATTGAAAATCTTAAGTTCCCTACAAATGATTTGCTCATTGCAATAACAAAGTACAATTTGGATGGATATATGATCAAATCTGAATGGAATGGCTTGACTGGGTATTTCTGAAACTTTGAGGACAGAATTGATACAACAATTTGTTGGGGCCAGGAATTCTGTTCTTATAAAGTCATTAGTTGTCGTATGATGAATTGAATACAGCAATATTTGTAAATATCATTAGGGAAAATCCAGTTCAAATGTTAGTTGTCAGGAATTATCAGCAGCAAGACATCTGTACCAGTCTATAACAAAcgttttcatacaaaaaaatcacagaTTAAGTACATGTTCTTGGCTATGTATCatgaaaaggaaaacagaaaacaaacagGAGTCATGTATTCTAGAACATTAACAGCAATGTTTTTCTAAAGAGAACAATATCCACACATCAGCAACCTTGAAATTAAATAAGCTTCAGCTACTCCAATTCAATGGAGAATTGTCCGGATGTTGTCATCACTAATTTATTTAGAACCAGATTCATAGTCTATGACTGTCTCAAAAGCCCCAACCAGTGCCTTCACCTTGTTCTTTCTCTCCTCAAGTAGCTTATTCTTAGTCTCTTCGATCACATCATTGTATGCAGCATGAGATTCCTTCTTGTTTCCTTGTACAACTTGCTTCTTTTGCGAATCAGCTGCATCTGgtgctttttcttcttcatgagCATTTTTCACTACTTGATCTTGTCCTTCATGGGGCTTAAGTTCCTCACTTCCTTCATTACCTTGGTTCATGTCTTCACGCTTCTTTTCTTCACCCACAAGTTCTTCATCAGAAACTGCATTGTCGTTCACAATGTTCTCTTCCACTCTTTCTTTATCAACAGCCTCAACTTTAGCCTCATCTGCGATACCCTCTTCAGGGTTAGCATTAACGTTGATGCTTTCTTCTAATTTGCCATTATTCTCCTCTCCTTCAAGTTGGTCTTCGTTTTCTTGATGCAACTCAGTTTCTGTTTCTTCAACCGGTTTAGCTAATGCGGAGACATTAATTTCTCCTCCAGCGACCGTGGGAATGTTAGAACCCTTGATGAGCTTCTCATCTTCACCATTGTTAACTTCAGTTTCTTCAGCATCAATATGCACTTCCTCATTTTCAGCCTTTGGTGAATCAGAAGGAACTTGTTCCTCGCTCACATCATTCAGTATCTCTTCAGTTTCATGAGCCAAGAAAGACTCTTCATTGCTTTCTAGCATGGTTTGAAGATCCAAATTGAGAGTTCCATCATGACCAACTGGCTCCTTCGGCAAAACAGGAGCATTGGTCACTTTCTTGTTAGAGAGACTAATACTCCTCCCTATTGTCCTTGTAGTCAGTGGCTGATGAGATTTTCCTGGCTTATTTGTTGGGGCATTCCTGTCCACAACAGTTTTTGGTGAAGTAAcattttttgatgaaaaagaTGAAGATCGGGCAGTGCCTATTATTCTGTCCCGACCCAGTCTCTCTTTAGGATCTGATGAGGGGTCTAGTTTTTGTACATGGTGATGAAGAGATGGAGGCCTATCAAAGGATCTTCTTCTAAGAAGAGCAGGCTTTTGAGTGGTGTCTTCATGGCCAGTTTTCTTAACTTGTTTTAAGGGCTCAGGTCTTGAGCTAAACGTAGGCTTGAGGTAGTTTGGGATAGGTTTTCCTGATGGGGTGCTGGAATTATCCTTGTTCGTGGAGCCTGATGAAGGGCTGGCTGGTCTTGAAACTCCTTGCTTGCGAGTACTCGTGTGAGGATGTGAAGAGGGTGTggccttcttctccttcttcaagGTGCTATTGGTTGCACTTGTTGccatatattttcaagtttttgagctcaaaaacttttaaaagatCCTGCATTATCACAGGAACCCACAATCTGTAATGAATTGCTCGATCTCTATTGTCAGAATAGATTAGTACTTCTTGTCTTGTTTCTACATTTGGGTTTGCGAAGTTTTTTTCTATCTATGATTTTATGTCCAATAAACAAGCaaaatttctataatatttgtCCAATCATATGCTCAAAAAATCACAATGTATATCTCTAATTTGCTTCATTTCCACCCATTTAATGGAGCCGAAGTGATGCAATTTGCAAACCTTCATTTATATATCAGCATAAACTAGTATCTTAAAGCTCATTTATTGCACCGTTCTCTTTGCCATTGCTCATGTCGTTGACCAAGGTTTAATTTATGTTCTATAGGCGAAGGCCGGTTACATTCAAACAAAGGGAAATGATTCGTATTCACAATGAATCTTATTTCTCAGGAAAAGAATAGCAAGCTTGAAAACTTCATCGTTTACGGACAAGAAGAAAGGAAATGCATGGTGACATGACTTTTGTCATCTAGGGCAAGGTTTCATTCATGTCTAGGGCAAGTGGGTACATtcaaatgaaagagaaaaaaatctgaagctAAAATGATTCTTAATTATTCTTGAAGATATATTTCTTATTATATATGGAACAAAAGAGAGGAATTGGTGACATATatgaattcatttatttttagcaaacaCTTTGTTTAAGACCATATAGAAATTAAATCGATCGTGCTAGCTAGAAACGAAAAGaagattttctttgtttggtttcttgtaagacaaacaaattacaaactaatcaaaaaaacaatagaaatacAATAGAGATTGATATTACAAgcaaaaagagagggagagatggCTTGAAATACATGTTTCGTACCTTGATCAAGGCAAGGAAATGGGGCTGGCTAGGAAGAGTAATATATATTGTTGCTTGCTATGCCAtgagaaagcaaaagaaatgaGTATATGAAGAAAGGAGAGGAGATATGGTTATTGGGATTGATAAAGGAGAGTGAATTGcgcaaaacaaaaggagaaacgGTGGTGGCTTAATTTGGTTGTGGAGATAATGGAAGGCCATGAAATCAATGATGATAGATCGTCGATATCAAGCAACCTCCACATGCGGAGGAGGGAATGTTGACCTTTTCAATGCTTAGCAACTTAATTCTCTTTCTCGGTACTCACGTACACATAACAACGTTTTTAGCTGTAATTAATTAAGCTCTTAATTAAGGGAAGAATTATCAAGTGTAGGTGGTTTCATTATAAGGTATGGTAGttatcaaaacaattatatataagttGTATGATAGAATACATCATCTAAGATTAGATGATGTCTAGACTCTAGAGTTTAAAAATTGTGGCCATGTCACAGTAATGGTAACCACATCACCAAGTCTTAAAGTCTCTTTGTTGGCTCACATGGTCAACCatatagataaatattttttatttttttatattaataaattatatttaaatcatttaaaaatatctaaaaaatattaaatttatatttttttaagtgaaaaataattttttcaggtgaaaaataattttgaaaagtaatttttttaaaaaaagtaatcacgGTATTAAATAGATATTTAATGAGTTGGATTAAGTTATGTAACTTAATTCGTAagaatttattagaaaaattatgaataaattagtttaaatattgattttttttatatttaaatatgatGGGAaagaagcttaattctcaagattttatttaagaattgGTAAGTGTCaaatacataaaaagaaaaacatagaaaaagcTCGATACAGTCGATATCCTTCATCTgacaattaatttattgattaaatagaaacaaaaaaggaaacttgggttgattaattttttaaaaaatcatttacaaaTCAAAGAGTTCAAATCACTCATGCTTTCTCTATCAAGAACTCATTGTCCTTTCTTTTGGTCAAGAGATTttcaatataaaagaaaaggaaaaggttaagattcttagatttttttttttccaattgaaAAGGATTCTCATTGAAGTTAGCAAGGTGGTCTCCgaacaaatgatgaattttcatAAACTAGCTAGTTGCATAACAAGGTGGTCTGTGATGGCTGCTTAGCCCACAAACAGGTCTCTAATGATATTAGATAAAGACTCCAATGAATAACAGCACAATTCTTGTTATTGTGGAAGAGAGTGATCTCATTCAGATTGGAGCCTGGCCATGGATGTCCACACATATGCAAAATGGAGTTTCACTTTTCTTCTCCATCTCCCTCGATTCCTTCTCAGGTTGACAGAGAAATCCACCTACTCATACAATTGGCTGTATGTGCTTTTTCAGACTTAGTTTGTAGgctttaaggaaaaaaatatgaaactaatTAAGGATGgtcaaatgtttttttcccttaaaacaCAAccaagaaggaaaaacaactgcTTGTTTGTCTAATTGCATTTGGCAACTCCTGGTTAGTTCTGGGTCATCGATGTCCGTGAGATATGATTGAAATCTTTCCGTATTATCAATTTTGCCTGGAAATAATTTGGATCTGTTCTCAATTGGATccctttatatctttttttataaaagaaaagtaacTCCAATTAATCGAGATGAATTCATGATCAAACGACTCGTATGGATGGAAATTCTTAAACTAttaaaacttgagggaccaaagTTGATAAGAAGGCAAGAGGGTACTTTTCAGGTTAGTCCCTTTGCTTTTTCAATAGAGAGAAAACATCCTTCCTATAGCTGTGATAGCCAATAAGCCATTGACAATTGGACTATAGAAAACTCCCTCTtcttggtaattaatttattgctTCAAATTTGTCAGCTTTGTccatttcttttctctctttttcttcgtTTTCTAACTACCGAGAGGACCATAACAATGAGATACAACAATTTAAGACAtgtttgaaacaaaaacaaaagggattGGTTTTGTTGAACGGGTCACCCTCCTGCTTTTCCGCTTTGGAACACCAAACTTGAACTTAGTTTGTGTTTTCCGTTGCTGTTTTGGTTTTTGCGATaattaacaatttttaaaaaaataaaaataaaaaatataataatttagatttttttgtaatttatggTTAGAATCATACCGCACcacataaataaatagataatattGGATTAGCCAGCCAAATACTGGTGCTGGCGAAGCACCTCGAAACCCCACTTTTGCAGTTGTTGTGGAGGAACTCGGGGCTTTAGGCAACTTCCTGAAGGCTTTGTCCACATCATCATCAAAGGTGACCTGTCATAGATGGTGGCTTAAGCCCATTTGTGCATAATCTTTTTTTAGACTAATTTATTAATGCAGGTCATGTCTTTCCTTTCTCTATTAATAATTGGAGATGATTTGTAAATTGATGATGGGTACTGTCGGAGAATTAATTTATtctgttttattaattttatttatttatttatttatttatttgcaaatCTTCTTATGCTTATCCTAATTTAACTAGTGAACAAGAAGATGGGGGGAGGATAATTACGTCATGGGTCTTGGTTAGTGGCAAAATTGGCTCTTAATTCTTTGT
It contains:
- the LOC133674914 gene encoding uncharacterized protein LOC133674914 yields the protein MATSATNSTLKKEKKATPSSHPHTSTRKQGVSRPASPSSGSTNKDNSSTPSGKPIPNYLKPTFSSRPEPLKQVKKTGHEDTTQKPALLRRRSFDRPPSLHHHVQKLDPSSDPKERLGRDRIIGTARSSSFSSKNVTSPKTVVDRNAPTNKPGKSHQPLTTRTIGRSISLSNKKVTNAPVLPKEPVGHDGTLNLDLQTMLESNEESFLAHETEEILNDVSEEQVPSDSPKAENEEVHIDAEETEVNNGEDEKLIKGSNIPTVAGGEINVSALAKPVEETETELHQENEDQLEGEENNGKLEESINVNANPEEGIADEAKVEAVDKERVEENIVNDNAVSDEELVGEEKKREDMNQGNEGSEELKPHEGQDQVVKNAHEEEKAPDAADSQKKQVVQGNKKESHAAYNDVIEETKNKLLEERKNKVKALVGAFETVIDYESGSK